From a region of the Nyctibius grandis isolate bNycGra1 chromosome 10, bNycGra1.pri, whole genome shotgun sequence genome:
- the IRF1 gene encoding interferon regulatory factor 1, translating to MPVSRMRMRPWLEMQINSNQIPGLIWINKDKMMFQIPWKHAAKHGWDMEKDACLFRSWAIHTGRYKVGEKDPDPKTWKANFRCAMNSLPDIEEVKDKSINKGSSAVRVYRMLPPLTKDQKKERKSKSSREGRNRSKRKSYEDVRTEESAERLTNTPLPDDHSGYTVHDYTGQEVEVESTSITLDLSLCEVSSSLTDWRPPMEITMADSTNDLYQLQVSPLASSSEVTDEDEEEMNSEIFKLLEPAQDWHTTSVGGKGYLTNEPGTQTMCSTYSYKEQDGEIDTTSGEMEFKFFDQKSSLDFSWLDTVRPTMQVIPCGL from the exons ATGCCGGTGTCAAGAATGCGCATGAGGCCCTGGCTGGAAATGCAGATTAATTCCAATCAAATACCAGGACTGATATGGATTAACAAG GATAAGATGATGTTTCAAATTCCGTGGAAACACGCAGCTAAGCATGGCTGGGACATGGAGAAAGACGCCTGCCTCTTCCGGAGCTGGGCCATTCACACAG GAAGATATAAAGTAGGGGAGAAAGACCCTGACCCAAAAACCTGGAAGGCGAATTTCCGCTGTGCTATGAACTCGCTGCCTGACATCGAAGAAGTGAAGGATAAAAGCATCAACAAAGGCTCCAGCGCCGTCAGGGTTTACAGGATGCTGCCGCCCTTGACAAAGGATCAGAAGAAAG AAAGGAAGTCAAAGTCTTcaagagagggaagaaacaggagcAAGAGAAAG TCGTATGAAGACGTGAGGACGGAGGAGTCAGCAGAAAGGCTAACCAACACTCCTCTGCCAGATGACCACAGCGGCTACACCGTTCACGACTACACGGGGCAGGAAGTGGAGGTTGAGAGCACGTCCATCACCTTAG ACCTCTCCCTGTGCGAGGTGAGCAGCTCCCTGACCGACTGGAGGCCGCCGATGGAAATCACCATGGCCGACAGCACCAACGACCTCTACCAGCTCCAAGTGTCTCCCCTGGCTTCGTCCTCGGAAG TCACGGATGAAGATGAAGAGGAAATGAATTCGGAGATTTTTAAG CTGCTTGAACCAGCCCAAGACTGGCACACCACCAGCGTCGGGGGCAAAGGCTACCTCACCAACGAGCCGGGCACGCAGACCATGTGCAGCACTTACAGCTACAAGGAGCAGGATGGGGAGATCGACACGACTTCAG GAGAGATGGAGTTCAAGTTCTTCGACCAGAAGAGCAGCCTAGACTTCTCCTGGCTGGACACAGTGAGACCTACCATGCAAGTCATTCCCTGTGGCTTGTAA